From the genome of Pseudomonas hamedanensis:
CCCTTGAGCCGCACCGCACCGGGCAGATTGTAGGCGCCACTGTGCTGATCCAGTTGCCAGAGAAACCACATGCGCTGCTGGGCGTAGGACAACGCGTGACGATCCTCGGCCTCGACACCGGCGGGAATCGGGAATTGCGCGAAATCCACACCTTCCTTGTTCAGCGCAGCCAGGAACATCTGGCGCTTTTCCAGGGGCAACCCGATAAACCGGCGAGCGAGTTTCAAGGAGTCTTCAGCATTCATTTCTAAGCATCCGGATCAGTAGGCAGGAAGCACAAAGGCACGTCGTCCCTATAAAACGAATGCAGACCGGAAAAATTAGCGAATGAGAACAACTGTCAGGCGGGGGGCAAAGCGCAGGTTTGCGGATATGAAAAACCCCCTATAGGCGTGAGCCTGCTCGCGATAGCGGTATTCCAGACAATGATGAGTTGACTGATACACCGCTATCGCGAGCAGGCTCACTCCTACAGGTTTCGAGCCGATTTCGGGAGTGATTACACAGCAGCCAGCGCACCCAGCCGCCGATGATGAACGTCCAGATGCCCCTTTATCAGGCGCAGCACTTTGGCTTCGTGTTCATGGATGAAAAAGTGCCCGCCAGCAAACATGTCCACGGAGAAACTGCCGGAGGTCTCCCGGCTCCAGCCGATCAACTGTTCGGTGGTCGCACGGTCGGTGCTGCCGCCGAGCACGTGGACCGGGCAATCGAGCAGTGGCCGCTCGACCGGGCGATGGCTGCCGCACAACAGGAAGTCGGCACGCAGGATCGGCAGGGTCAGGCTCATCAATTCCTGGTTTTCCAGGGCCTCGGCGCTGGTGCCCTGCAGCGAGCGTAATTGCTCCAGCAACTCGGCATCGGTTTTGGGGCGCGCCAGGTCACGATCGTATTCGTCGCGCAGACTCGGTGCGGCGGTACCCGAGGCAAACAGCGCCACCGGCGGCGGACAACCCAGGGCGCGCAAGGCGTGCGCCAGTTCAATGGCGAGCAGCGCCCCCAGACTGTGACCGAACAGGGCATAAGGCGCTTGCAGCGAACCGCGCAGCTCACGGGCCAATTGCTGCACCAGCGCCGGCATGTCAGTCTGCAACGCCTCATCGAAACGCATGCCGCGCCCCGGTAATTCCACAGGCTGTAACTTCAGCCACTCGGGCAGTTTGCGCCGCCAGCGGCTGTACACCATCGCGCTGGCCCCCGAATACGGCAGGCACAGCAGTGTCAACTGAGTCACCGCGCTCACCTCCAAAAAAAACCATATTGCTAACAGAACGCACGAGCGCGGCTGAAAGTTAACCAGCGCGGTAAATTTCCCCGCACATGGCACGTCTCCTGTTCACGCCAAAACCAACAAGAGGCATCGCCGTGGACCTGCAGACGATTCTGAGTTTACTGTTCGCCAATGCCAGCGCCGTCGGGATTGAAGGGGTCTTTCAATTCGTGTTTGCCCCGCATCAGGCCTTCTGGTCGGAAATTCGCCAGACCACACGCACCGAAGCCGGACGCCATGCAAGCCCGGACGTGACCATCGAAGTGGCGGAAAAAGATTTCATGGGCATCATGGCCGGCACCGCCAACGTCGAGGAGCTGTTCGCCAGCGGTCGCCTGAAGATTGGCGGCAACATGGGCCTTGCAACGATGCTGCCGCAGATCATCGACCATGCGCGCAGCGGTGCCGCCGCCGTGGAAAAGGTCGATATGAACAAGCGCTACCCGACGCCGCCGCGGGTCAGCGAACGACTGACCGCGCGCCTGCCGGTGCAGACCGTGGTCGAACGCATCGCGCGCAGCGAACTGTCGGTCGAACAGTTCAAGCGCGATTACCTGCCCAACGGCGTTCCGGTGGTCATCAGCAATGCCCTGCACGACTGGCCACTGTTCAAGCTCAGCCGCGAAGAATCGCTGGTGCATTTTGCCCAATTGCAAGGCATCACCCGCCACGGCGATTACGTGAAAAAGACCTTTTCCACCGAGCGTGATTTTCGCTCCACGTCGATGGCCGAATTCATCGCCTCGCTGGACAGCCCGGCCGTCAAAGGCACAGACGGCGAGCCGCCGGCGTACATGGGCAACAACATTTTGCCGGCGCAGTTGCTGGAGCAGATCCAGTACCCGCCCTACTTCGACACCTCGCTGTTTATCCCGCCGCGCATCTGGATCGGCCCCAAGGGCACGCTGACGCCGCTGCACCGCGATGACACCGACAACCTGTTCGCGCAGGTCTGGGGCCAGAAAAAATTCACCCTCGCCGCCCCGCATCACCGCGCGGCGCTCGGTACGTGGTCGACCGCACCACAGGGTGGCCTGGACGGCTGCGATTTCAACCCGGACGCGCCGGACTATGAACGCTTCCCGGCGGCGCGTGAGGTGACATTTCTGCGGGTGACGCTGGAGGCTGGGGATTTGCTGTTTTTGCCGGAGGGCTGGTTCCATCAGGTGGAATCGGTGTCGACGTCGTTATCGGTCAACTTCTGGGTCAACTCCGGCCGGGGCTGGTAACCCGATCCCCTGTAGGAGTGAGCCTGCTCGCGAAGCGGTGGGTCAGTCAGCACATCACCATCTGACCCACCGCCTTCGGGAGCAAGCCCCCTCCCACAATGGAGTTTCATTTCAAGTGGCGGAAACTTTGAAACGCTGAAACCAACACCACCGCCCCCGCCGCAATCGCCAGCCAAAACCCGCTGCGCGCGCCAAACGCATCCACCAACGCGCCCGATCCGGCGGCGCCGATCGCCACGCCAATACTCAACCCCGTCACCAGCCAGGTCAGGCCCTCGGTCAGTTTGGCCGGCGGCACGATGCGTTCGATCAGGGCCATCGCCACGATCAGCGTCGGCGAAAAAAACAGCCCGGCCACGAACACCGCCAGCGACAAGCCGACAATATTGCTCGCCCACAGCAGCGGTAACGTGGTCACTGCCGTCGCCACACCGCCATAGAGAAACAGTCGCGGCAACGGCAGCTTCGAGCGCATTGCGCCGAAGGCGATGCCGGCCAGGCACGAGCCGATGGCGTAGACCGACAAGACAATGCTCGCCGCCGCTGGCTGGCCCTGCTGCTGGGCGAAAGCGACGCTGACCACATCGATCACCCCGACGATGACGCCCATGGCGAGCATCAAGGCCAGCAGCCACTGGACATCCGTCGAACGAATGATCGAGCGCTGATGCTCAGACTCATGCGGATGCACCGGCGGCTCGGTGCTGCGTTGGGCGACGAACACCGTCACGCCGATCGCCAGCGCCAACAACGCCGCCAACGGCCCGGCCTCGGGAAACACCGCGACGGACAAACCCACCGACAGCGGCGGCCCGACGATAAAGCAGACCTCGTCGAGCACCGACTCCAGCGCATAGGCCGTCTGCAATTGCGGCTGGCCACGGTAGATCTCAGTCCAGCGCGCCCGCACCATCGCCGACATGCTCGGCATGCAGCCGGCCAGCGCGGCGCAGACAAACAATGTCCAGTTCGGCGCCTGCATTCGCGTGCACAACAGCAGCATCAGCAACCCACCACCGCCGACCAGTGCTGCTACCGGCAGAACCCGCCCCTGCCCGTAGCGGTCGACCAGCCGCGACACCTGCGGCGCGCAAAATGCCGTCGCCAGGGCAAACGTCGCCGCCACCGCGCCGGCCAGCGCATAGCCGCCGGTCAATTGCGCGAGCATGGTGATCACGCCGATGCCGGTCATGGAAATCGGCATGCGCGCGAGCATCCCGGCCAGCACAAACGCACGGGCGCCGGGGGCGGTGAACAGTTCGCGGTACGGGTTTGCCATGGGGACTGCCTCATCAAGGGCAGCCAACTTGCCATAGGGTTCAAGCGCGTGGAAGCGGCGAATTGTTAGTGGAATGTGAAGCACTCTTCGCGAGCAGGCTCGCTCCCACCAGTGGATTTGCGGCGCACACAGATCCTGTGGGAGCGAGCCTGCTCGCGAAGGGGCCAGCGCAATCACCGCATCCACCCAATGAACTCTCAGCGCCTACCATCAGTCAGCTACTTAAGTCTCTTGAATCAAGGCGTAAATCGTCATGCAGATTTCCCTCGCTCATCAGGTAGCGCTGGTCACCGGCGCCAGCTCCGGCATCGGCCACGCCGCCGCCCAGGCACTGGCCGCCGCCGGTGCCGCCGTCGTCATCAACTACAACAGCAGCGCCAAACCCGCTGAAGAGCTGGCTGCGAAAATCAACGCCGAGGGCGGCAAAGCGCTCGCCATCGGTGCCGATGTCTCGAAAGAAGACGAGGTCGAGCGGCTGTTTGCCGAGACCGTCGACGCCTTCGGTTCGCTGGACATTCTGGTGGCCAACTCCGGCCTGCAGAAAGACGCCGCAGCCGTGGACATGACGCTGGACGACTGGAACACGGTGATCGGCGTCAACCTCACCGGGCAGTTTCTCTGCGCCCGCGCGGCGTTGCGGATTTTTCAGCGTCAGGGCGTGCGCGAAGGCGTGTCCCGGGCCGCCGGCAAGATCATTCACATGAGTTCGGTGCACCAGCGCATTCCC
Proteins encoded in this window:
- a CDS encoding cupin-like domain-containing protein: MDLQTILSLLFANASAVGIEGVFQFVFAPHQAFWSEIRQTTRTEAGRHASPDVTIEVAEKDFMGIMAGTANVEELFASGRLKIGGNMGLATMLPQIIDHARSGAAAVEKVDMNKRYPTPPRVSERLTARLPVQTVVERIARSELSVEQFKRDYLPNGVPVVISNALHDWPLFKLSREESLVHFAQLQGITRHGDYVKKTFSTERDFRSTSMAEFIASLDSPAVKGTDGEPPAYMGNNILPAQLLEQIQYPPYFDTSLFIPPRIWIGPKGTLTPLHRDDTDNLFAQVWGQKKFTLAAPHHRAALGTWSTAPQGGLDGCDFNPDAPDYERFPAAREVTFLRVTLEAGDLLFLPEGWFHQVESVSTSLSVNFWVNSGRGW
- a CDS encoding MFS transporter → MANPYRELFTAPGARAFVLAGMLARMPISMTGIGVITMLAQLTGGYALAGAVAATFALATAFCAPQVSRLVDRYGQGRVLPVAALVGGGGLLMLLLCTRMQAPNWTLFVCAALAGCMPSMSAMVRARWTEIYRGQPQLQTAYALESVLDEVCFIVGPPLSVGLSVAVFPEAGPLAALLALAIGVTVFVAQRSTEPPVHPHESEHQRSIIRSTDVQWLLALMLAMGVIVGVIDVVSVAFAQQQGQPAAASIVLSVYAIGSCLAGIAFGAMRSKLPLPRLFLYGGVATAVTTLPLLWASNIVGLSLAVFVAGLFFSPTLIVAMALIERIVPPAKLTEGLTWLVTGLSIGVAIGAAGSGALVDAFGARSGFWLAIAAGAVVLVSAFQSFRHLK
- a CDS encoding thioesterase II family protein yields the protein MTQLTLLCLPYSGASAMVYSRWRRKLPEWLKLQPVELPGRGMRFDEALQTDMPALVQQLARELRGSLQAPYALFGHSLGALLAIELAHALRALGCPPPVALFASGTAAPSLRDEYDRDLARPKTDAELLEQLRSLQGTSAEALENQELMSLTLPILRADFLLCGSHRPVERPLLDCPVHVLGGSTDRATTEQLIGWSRETSGSFSVDMFAGGHFFIHEHEAKVLRLIKGHLDVHHRRLGALAAV
- a CDS encoding SDR family oxidoreductase — translated: MQISLAHQVALVTGASSGIGHAAAQALAAAGAAVVINYNSSAKPAEELAAKINAEGGKALAIGADVSKEDEVERLFAETVDAFGSLDILVANSGLQKDAAAVDMTLDDWNTVIGVNLTGQFLCARAALRIFQRQGVREGVSRAAGKIIHMSSVHQRIPWAGHVNYAASKGGVDQLMQSLAQEVSHQRIRINSIAPGAIRTAINRDATEGAAGQKLLELIPYGRIGDVEDVANAVVFLASDLSDYIVGTTLFIDGGMSLYPGFRGNG